In Chryseobacterium camelliae, one DNA window encodes the following:
- a CDS encoding serine hydrolase domain-containing protein, which produces MFKKLLLISAIGLSGIAFSQNTVKEKLSNYLDSLCLHHKVMGSFAFVDKNQAKFVKVVGLSDVEHQQNANMNTQYRIGSISKIFTAVLVMKAVEEKKISLDDKLSGFYPEIPNAQKITIEHMLQHRSGIHNLTDEPEYMQYYTKPHTEADLIGIIKKYNSDFEPGAKFEYSNSNYILLGIILEKIYKTSYAELVSTKIARPLKLTLTKVGGAIDPSKNQAESYEYIEGRYRKMPETDMSIPGGAGNMVSTPVELLEFIIGLEKGKLIKKASLDKMKSFKDGYGYGLIKLTYDKSSGFGHNGGIDGFRSAVYYFPDLKVAASYIVNQSSIDPDDIFDNMMAAATGKDFKIPSFAVIQVPEAELKKLTGNYASPGVPLKINIFIQNKVLMAQATGQSAFPLDAISETSFKYDMAGIVINFHPEKKQFDIIQRGAKTTFTKE; this is translated from the coding sequence ATGTTTAAAAAGTTACTTCTTATTTCCGCTATAGGCCTTTCCGGTATTGCATTTTCCCAAAATACAGTAAAGGAAAAACTAAGCAACTATCTGGATTCTTTATGTCTGCACCATAAAGTGATGGGAAGTTTTGCTTTTGTAGATAAAAATCAGGCAAAATTTGTAAAAGTGGTAGGCCTCTCTGATGTAGAACACCAGCAGAATGCTAACATGAATACACAGTACAGGATCGGGTCTATCAGCAAAATCTTTACCGCTGTACTGGTTATGAAAGCTGTGGAGGAAAAGAAAATTTCTTTAGACGATAAACTGTCCGGGTTTTATCCGGAAATTCCCAATGCACAAAAGATTACCATTGAACATATGCTGCAGCATAGATCCGGTATCCACAACCTGACGGACGAACCTGAATATATGCAGTATTATACCAAGCCTCACACAGAAGCTGACCTTATTGGTATTATAAAAAAATACAACAGCGATTTTGAGCCGGGTGCAAAATTTGAATACAGCAATTCAAACTATATCCTTTTAGGGATAATCCTCGAGAAAATATACAAAACATCGTATGCAGAACTGGTCAGTACCAAAATTGCCCGGCCGCTGAAACTAACGTTAACGAAAGTAGGAGGTGCAATTGATCCTTCAAAAAATCAGGCTGAATCTTACGAATATATAGAAGGAAGATACAGGAAAATGCCGGAAACGGATATGAGTATTCCGGGAGGAGCCGGAAACATGGTGTCTACACCTGTTGAGCTGCTGGAGTTTATCATAGGGCTTGAAAAGGGAAAACTGATTAAAAAGGCAAGCCTGGATAAAATGAAAAGTTTTAAAGATGGCTATGGCTATGGTCTGATCAAACTGACCTATGATAAAAGTTCCGGATTTGGCCATAATGGCGGGATTGATGGCTTCCGTTCGGCCGTATATTATTTCCCGGATCTTAAGGTTGCTGCCAGTTATATTGTGAACCAGTCCAGTATAGATCCGGATGACATTTTTGATAATATGATGGCTGCTGCTACAGGAAAGGATTTTAAAATACCAAGTTTTGCCGTCATACAGGTCCCGGAAGCTGAACTGAAGAAACTCACCGGGAATTATGCAAGCCCCGGTGTTCCCCTGAAGATCAATATTTTTATTCAGAACAAGGTCCTGATGGCCCAGGCAACCGGGCAGAGTGCATTTCCTTTGGATGCTATTTCCGAAACCAGTTTTAAATATGACATGGCAGGCATCGTCATCAACTTCCATCCTGAAAAGAAGCAGTTTGATATTATTCAGAGAGGAGCTAAAACCACTTTTACGAAAGAATAA
- a CDS encoding MBL fold metallo-hydrolase, which yields MEKVKLSLLVLLFNIIGHAQNFDVVPLGIYGGEQEDNLSAYLLGAPEEKAFLCLDAGTVNAGIRKAIQLKSLDGSAESVLKDQIKGYFISHGHLDHLSGLIINSPADSKKNIFALPPVIQILQNHYFISDTWINFADQGQKPALGKYHYNELKEGTEISVPETPFFITGYELSHVNPYKSSAALVRRGDHYILYLGDTGADRIEKSDHLANLWSAIAPLIKKKQLSTVLIEVSFPNSQPEHLLFGHLTPKLLTEELTELKQKLGYASLEGLTIVVTHRKPTKDNPEIIRKELLENNILKVHYVFPEQGRKISLP from the coding sequence ATGGAAAAGGTCAAACTTTCTTTACTGGTACTTTTATTCAATATCATTGGACATGCACAAAATTTTGATGTTGTCCCGTTAGGAATCTACGGCGGTGAACAGGAAGACAATCTGTCAGCGTACCTGCTGGGCGCCCCTGAAGAAAAAGCCTTTTTATGTCTTGATGCCGGAACCGTCAATGCAGGTATCCGCAAAGCCATTCAGCTGAAAAGCCTTGACGGATCTGCAGAATCGGTATTAAAGGACCAGATAAAAGGATATTTTATTTCTCATGGACATCTGGATCATCTGTCAGGACTGATCATCAATTCACCGGCTGATTCCAAAAAAAACATATTTGCCTTACCTCCGGTTATCCAGATCTTACAGAACCATTATTTTATATCGGATACCTGGATCAACTTTGCCGATCAGGGACAAAAACCAGCGCTTGGAAAATACCATTATAATGAGCTGAAGGAAGGAACAGAAATTTCAGTACCTGAGACGCCGTTTTTTATAACAGGCTACGAGCTGAGCCATGTTAACCCTTATAAGAGCAGTGCTGCACTTGTGAGAAGAGGGGATCATTATATTCTTTATCTTGGCGATACAGGAGCAGACCGCATTGAAAAGTCTGATCATCTCGCAAATCTTTGGTCGGCAATAGCACCTCTTATTAAGAAGAAACAACTAAGCACCGTATTGATCGAAGTTTCTTTCCCAAATAGCCAGCCGGAACATCTGCTGTTTGGGCATCTTACTCCCAAGCTTCTGACTGAAGAACTGACTGAATTGAAACAAAAACTGGGATACGCTTCCCTTGAAGGACTTACCATCGTAGTGACCCACAGAAAACCGACGAAAGATAATCCTGAAATCATCCGAAAAGAATTATTGGAGAACAATATCCTGAAAGTACATTATGTTTTTCCGGAACAGGGCAGAAAGATAAGTCTTCCATAA
- a CDS encoding SDR family NAD(P)-dependent oxidoreductase has product MGILENKVALVTGAGSGIGLAVAVAYAKEGAKVIVSDINEEHGNKVVEQIKSDGGEASFVKADTSDPAQVEELVKKTAEIYGRLDIACNNAGIGGEQNLTGDYSIDSWKKVLDINLDGVFYGCKYEIQQMEKNGGGVIVNMASIHGTVAAPLSSAYTTAKHAVVGLTKNIGAEYGQKNIRCNAVGPAYIETPLLENLSSDLKDALVSKHPMGRLGKPQEVAELVLFLSSDKASFMTGAYYLVDGGYTAV; this is encoded by the coding sequence ATGGGAATACTTGAAAACAAAGTAGCGCTGGTTACGGGTGCCGGATCAGGGATTGGTCTCGCTGTTGCTGTAGCCTATGCCAAAGAAGGAGCGAAAGTTATTGTTTCCGACATTAATGAAGAACACGGGAACAAAGTGGTTGAACAAATCAAGTCAGATGGGGGTGAAGCATCTTTTGTAAAAGCAGATACATCAGATCCGGCACAGGTAGAAGAGTTGGTGAAAAAAACGGCAGAAATCTACGGAAGGCTGGATATAGCCTGTAATAATGCCGGAATCGGCGGTGAGCAGAATCTTACCGGCGATTACAGCATCGACAGCTGGAAAAAAGTACTGGACATCAATCTTGATGGGGTGTTTTACGGCTGTAAATATGAGATCCAGCAAATGGAAAAAAACGGCGGAGGGGTGATCGTCAATATGGCTTCTATTCATGGTACTGTGGCCGCTCCGCTTTCTTCAGCATATACCACGGCAAAACATGCTGTTGTAGGTTTAACAAAAAATATCGGGGCTGAATACGGACAGAAAAATATACGTTGCAATGCTGTAGGTCCTGCATATATTGAAACTCCGCTTTTGGAAAATCTTAGCAGTGATTTAAAAGATGCACTGGTCTCAAAGCATCCTATGGGAAGATTAGGCAAGCCGCAGGAAGTGGCAGAACTGGTTCTGTTTTTGAGCTCGGATAAGGCTTCTTTCATGACGGGAGCCTATTATCTGGTAGACGGCGGCTATACTGCTGTTTAG
- a CDS encoding thymidylate synthase, with protein MQNYLDLLQHILDRGTDKTDRTGTGTKSVFGYQLRYDLSEGFPLVTTKKVHLKSIIYELLWFLKGDTNIKYLNDHGVSIWDEWADENGDLGPVYGAQWRSWNGADGKVVDQITEVIEQIKKNPDSRRLIVSAWNVAEIPNMALAPCHALFQFYVADGKLSLQLYQRSADVFLGVPFNIASYALLLMMVAQVCGLEVGDYVHSFGDVHIYNNHFEQVKKQLSRETRPLPTMKLNPEIKNIFDFDFEDFTLENYDPHPGIKAPVAI; from the coding sequence ATGCAAAACTACTTAGATCTTTTACAGCATATTTTAGACCGCGGAACTGATAAAACGGACCGGACCGGAACCGGTACGAAGAGTGTATTCGGATACCAGCTGAGATATGACCTGTCTGAAGGATTTCCGCTGGTGACCACCAAAAAAGTACACCTGAAATCCATCATCTATGAATTGCTCTGGTTTCTGAAAGGAGATACCAACATCAAATATTTAAATGACCACGGGGTGTCCATCTGGGATGAGTGGGCTGATGAAAACGGTGATTTAGGACCTGTATATGGTGCACAATGGAGAAGCTGGAACGGTGCAGACGGAAAAGTGGTGGACCAGATCACTGAAGTGATTGAGCAAATAAAAAAAAATCCGGATTCCAGAAGGCTGATCGTTTCTGCATGGAATGTGGCTGAAATTCCCAATATGGCATTGGCTCCCTGCCATGCTTTGTTCCAGTTTTACGTGGCAGACGGAAAATTATCTTTACAGCTGTACCAGAGAAGCGCCGACGTATTTCTTGGCGTTCCGTTCAATATTGCCAGCTATGCCTTACTGCTGATGATGGTAGCACAGGTTTGCGGACTTGAAGTGGGAGATTATGTACACAGCTTCGGGGATGTCCATATTTATAATAACCACTTTGAACAGGTTAAAAAACAACTATCCAGAGAGACCAGGCCGCTTCCGACCATGAAGCTGAACCCTGAAATTAAAAATATCTTTGATTTTGATTTCGAAGACTTCACTTTAGAGAATTATGATCCGCATCCGGGAATTAAAGCTCCGGTTGCCATATAG